One Mesorhizobium sp. J428 DNA segment encodes these proteins:
- the rfaD gene encoding ADP-glyceromanno-heptose 6-epimerase — protein MIIVTGGAGMIGSNIVAALNAEGRDDILVVDDLTDGRKIANLADLSIADYLDKDDFLTRLEAGEFGTVDAVFHQGACSTTTEWNGKFMMEVNYAYSKRLLHACLGAKIPFLYASSASVYGGGSVFREELDFERPLNVYAWSKKLFDDYVRRNVLGRETSQVAGLRYFNVYGPREDHKGTMASVAFHLFNQVSRGENPKLFGAYDGFGPGEQSRDFIHVGDVADVNLWLWKTGASGIFNCGTGRAQPFRTIAETVIDQLQQGEIEFIEFPDHLKGRYQSFTEADMSRLRAAGYNGSFRTVEQGVKDYIAWLKARPSS, from the coding sequence ATGATCATCGTGACAGGCGGGGCCGGCATGATCGGCTCCAACATCGTGGCCGCGCTCAACGCGGAGGGGCGGGACGACATTCTCGTCGTCGACGACCTGACCGACGGCCGCAAGATCGCCAACCTCGCCGACCTTTCGATCGCCGATTATCTCGACAAAGACGATTTCCTTACTCGGCTGGAAGCGGGCGAATTCGGCACCGTCGACGCCGTCTTCCACCAGGGAGCGTGCTCGACCACGACCGAGTGGAACGGCAAGTTCATGATGGAGGTGAACTACGCCTATTCGAAGCGGCTGCTGCATGCCTGCCTCGGCGCGAAGATTCCCTTCCTCTACGCCTCGTCCGCCTCCGTCTACGGCGGCGGCTCTGTGTTCCGCGAGGAGCTCGACTTCGAGCGGCCGCTCAACGTCTATGCCTGGTCGAAGAAGCTGTTCGACGACTATGTCCGCCGCAACGTGCTGGGGCGCGAGACCTCGCAGGTCGCCGGCCTGCGCTATTTCAACGTCTACGGCCCGCGCGAGGACCACAAGGGCACCATGGCCTCCGTCGCCTTCCACCTGTTCAATCAGGTCTCGCGCGGCGAGAACCCGAAGCTGTTCGGCGCCTATGATGGCTTCGGCCCGGGCGAGCAGAGCCGAGACTTCATCCATGTCGGCGACGTCGCCGACGTCAATCTCTGGCTCTGGAAGACCGGCGCCAGCGGCATCTTCAACTGCGGCACCGGCCGCGCCCAGCCGTTCCGAACCATCGCCGAGACTGTGATCGACCAGTTGCAGCAGGGCGAGATCGAGTTCATCGAGTTCCCCGATCATTTGAAGGGCCGCTACCAGAGTTTCACCGAGGCTGATATGAGCCGCCTCAGGGCCGCCGGCTACAACGGCTCCTTCCGCACCGTCGAACAGGGCGTCAAAGACTACATCGCATGGCTGAAAGCCCGTCCATCCTCGTGA
- a CDS encoding Lrp/AsnC family transcriptional regulator, translating into MAPKADLDAIDWKILKELQDDGRMTNVELSKRVGISAPPCLRRVKRLEDSGIIRGYRALINAPALGQQVVAFCLIGLHHQSDAELKQFSERTRGWPIVRQAWMVSGESDFMLHCVAPDLATFQSFVIEELTSTPNVDTVRTALTIRQVKDEGLVDIP; encoded by the coding sequence ATGGCGCCGAAAGCCGACCTCGACGCCATCGACTGGAAGATCCTGAAGGAACTGCAGGACGACGGCCGCATGACCAATGTCGAGCTCTCTAAGCGGGTCGGCATCTCCGCGCCGCCCTGCCTCAGGCGCGTCAAGCGGTTGGAGGACAGCGGCATCATCCGCGGCTATCGCGCGCTGATCAATGCGCCCGCGCTCGGCCAGCAGGTCGTCGCCTTCTGCCTGATCGGGCTGCACCACCAGTCCGACGCGGAACTCAAGCAGTTTTCCGAGCGCACGCGCGGCTGGCCGATCGTGCGCCAGGCGTGGATGGTCTCCGGCGAATCCGACTTCATGCTGCATTGCGTGGCGCCCGACCTCGCCACCTTCCAGAGCTTCGTCATCGAGGAGCTGACCTCGACGCCGAACGTCGATACCGTCCGCACCGCGCTGACCATCCGGCAGGTGAAGGACGAGGGGCTGGTGGACATTCCGTGA
- a CDS encoding elongation factor G: MGKRAGERRKGPKCIAIIGPFASGKTTLFEAILARTGAIPKQGSIAAGTTVGDNTPEARAHQMSTETTFATVNFMGETITFADCPGSIEFSYEAVPILAACDAAIVVAEADDKKIPALQLILRQLDDLGLPRMLFLNKVDKISAGVRDVLKLLQPASSRPLLLRQIPLRKDGIVVGSIDLALERAYVWREHAESEVTAIPDDEKAREVEARFAMLERLADHDDTLMEQLLEEIEPPRDEVFDDLSADLREGAVTPVLIGSAEHGNGILRLLKAIRHDAPDASDTRKRLGVSGSSHVRIMKTFHTPHGGKLSVARILSGTVADGAELAADGGRIGKVSGIYRLTGRDQAKLSVAAVGDTVAFGKLDDVRTGDALAIGKVPPPKADLPAPPDPVYALALRPRERKDDVKLSATLQRMAEEDPSLFVSQNQDTGETVLAGQGEMHLRVATEKLEGRHQIPLQSRAPQVPYRETIRKATQQRGRHKKQSGGHGQFGDVQIEIKPLPRGAGFEFTDTITGGVVPKTYIPSVEAGVRDFLRTGPFGFPVVDIAVNLSDGSYHSVDSSDMAFQMAAKLAMKEGIAACSPVLLEPVMKVEIATPSDATARITALIPQRRGQILGYDAREGWPGWDVVEATMPQAEIGNLIVELRSASSGVASFRAIFDHMAELTGRLADEVTSAQGKAA, from the coding sequence ATGGGCAAGCGCGCCGGAGAGAGGCGCAAGGGACCGAAATGCATCGCCATCATCGGTCCCTTCGCAAGCGGTAAGACCACCCTTTTTGAGGCCATCCTCGCCCGCACGGGCGCCATTCCCAAGCAGGGCAGCATAGCTGCCGGGACCACCGTCGGCGACAACACGCCGGAAGCCCGCGCCCACCAGATGAGCACCGAGACGACCTTCGCCACGGTCAATTTCATGGGCGAGACGATCACCTTTGCCGATTGTCCCGGCTCGATCGAGTTCTCCTACGAGGCGGTTCCGATTCTCGCGGCCTGCGACGCGGCGATCGTCGTCGCCGAGGCCGACGACAAGAAGATCCCCGCACTGCAGCTCATCCTGCGCCAGCTCGACGATCTCGGTCTGCCGCGCATGCTCTTCCTCAACAAGGTCGACAAGATCAGCGCCGGGGTGCGCGACGTGCTCAAGCTTCTCCAGCCGGCGAGCTCGCGGCCGCTGCTCTTGCGCCAGATCCCGCTGCGCAAGGACGGCATCGTCGTCGGCTCGATCGATCTGGCGCTGGAACGCGCCTATGTCTGGCGCGAACATGCCGAGAGCGAGGTCACCGCGATCCCCGACGACGAGAAGGCGCGCGAGGTGGAAGCCCGCTTCGCCATGCTGGAGCGGCTGGCAGACCACGACGACACGCTGATGGAGCAGTTGCTCGAGGAGATCGAGCCGCCGCGCGACGAGGTGTTCGACGACCTGTCGGCCGATCTGCGCGAAGGGGCGGTGACGCCGGTGCTGATCGGCTCGGCCGAGCATGGCAACGGCATCCTTCGGCTCCTGAAGGCCATCCGCCACGATGCGCCGGACGCCTCCGACACGCGCAAGCGGCTCGGCGTGTCCGGCTCCAGCCACGTGCGGATCATGAAGACGTTTCATACGCCGCACGGCGGCAAGCTGTCCGTCGCGCGCATCTTGAGCGGGACCGTTGCCGACGGCGCCGAACTCGCCGCAGACGGCGGCCGTATCGGCAAGGTCTCGGGCATCTACCGCCTGACCGGTCGCGACCAGGCCAAGCTCAGCGTCGCGGCGGTGGGCGATACCGTGGCATTCGGCAAGCTCGACGACGTGCGCACCGGCGACGCGCTGGCAATCGGCAAGGTCCCGCCGCCAAAGGCGGACCTGCCCGCGCCGCCGGACCCGGTCTACGCGCTGGCGCTCAGGCCGCGCGAGAGGAAGGACGACGTCAAGCTGTCGGCCACCTTGCAGCGCATGGCGGAGGAAGACCCGTCGCTCTTCGTGTCGCAGAACCAGGACACCGGCGAGACGGTGCTTGCCGGCCAGGGCGAAATGCATCTGCGCGTCGCCACCGAGAAGCTGGAGGGCCGCCACCAGATCCCGCTCCAGTCGCGCGCGCCGCAGGTGCCCTACCGCGAGACGATCCGCAAGGCCACGCAGCAGCGCGGTCGGCACAAGAAGCAGTCGGGCGGCCACGGCCAGTTCGGCGACGTGCAGATCGAGATCAAGCCGCTGCCGCGCGGTGCCGGCTTCGAGTTCACCGACACGATCACCGGCGGTGTGGTGCCGAAGACCTACATCCCCTCGGTCGAGGCCGGCGTGCGCGATTTCCTCAGGACCGGGCCGTTCGGCTTCCCGGTCGTCGACATCGCCGTCAACCTGTCGGACGGTTCGTACCATTCGGTCGATTCCTCCGACATGGCGTTCCAGATGGCGGCGAAGCTGGCGATGAAGGAAGGCATCGCCGCCTGCTCGCCCGTGCTGCTGGAGCCGGTGATGAAGGTGGAGATCGCCACGCCCTCCGACGCCACCGCGCGCATCACCGCGCTGATCCCGCAGCGGCGCGGCCAGATCCTCGGCTATGACGCACGCGAGGGCTGGCCGGGCTGGGACGTGGTCGAGGCGACCATGCCGCAGGCCGAGATCGGAAACCTGATCGTCGAGCTGCGCTCCGCCTCGTCGGGCGTCGCCTCGTTCCGCGCGATCTTCGATCACATGGCGGAGCTGACCGGACGCCTCGCCGACGAGGTCACGAGCGCGCAGGGCAAGGCGGCGTGA
- the waaC gene encoding lipopolysaccharide heptosyltransferase I: protein MRVLIVKTSSMGDVIHTFPAVEDALAARPDIEFGWCVEEAFAGIVALHPKIRPIHRVALRRWRKNLFSLATWREMRAFRRELRAARYDLVLDAQGLLKSAFAARQARSPVWGLDRASAREPVASLFYARGFAVPNGLHAIERTRRLFGQALGYAPDLTKLGSGIVPPASGYIAPPGTRTAFLLHGASRDDKKWSIVEWQAVATACLARGLTPLVTWSNDAERQVAYSIAAVPGVTIIPKSPLPEIAGALGRSALAIGVDTGLTHLAAAFGVPTVAVFLSTEPGLTGPRGAYASSLAAEPGKPVRAQDAMDEAEKLMAARGRGLAG, encoded by the coding sequence GTGAGGGTGCTCATCGTCAAGACGTCGTCGATGGGCGACGTGATCCACACCTTCCCGGCGGTGGAGGATGCGCTCGCCGCGCGGCCCGACATCGAGTTCGGCTGGTGCGTCGAGGAGGCCTTCGCCGGCATCGTCGCGCTCCATCCGAAAATCCGCCCCATCCACCGGGTTGCTCTCCGCCGCTGGCGCAAGAACCTCTTCTCTCTCGCCACCTGGAGAGAGATGCGCGCCTTCCGACGGGAACTGAGAGCCGCGCGCTACGACCTCGTCCTGGACGCCCAAGGCCTGCTTAAATCCGCATTCGCCGCACGTCAGGCGCGATCGCCCGTCTGGGGCCTCGACCGCGCGAGCGCCCGCGAACCGGTCGCCTCCCTTTTCTACGCCAGGGGCTTCGCCGTCCCCAACGGCCTGCACGCCATCGAGCGCACCCGTCGCCTGTTCGGCCAGGCGCTCGGCTATGCGCCGGACCTGACGAAGCTCGGCTCTGGCATCGTGCCGCCCGCATCCGGCTACATCGCGCCGCCCGGCACCCGAACCGCCTTCCTGCTCCACGGCGCCAGCCGCGACGACAAGAAGTGGAGCATCGTCGAATGGCAGGCCGTCGCAACCGCCTGCCTTGCCCGCGGCCTTACCCCGCTCGTCACCTGGTCGAACGACGCCGAACGGCAGGTTGCCTATTCGATCGCGGCCGTCCCGGGCGTCACCATCATCCCGAAATCGCCACTTCCCGAAATTGCCGGCGCGCTCGGCCGCTCGGCGCTCGCCATCGGCGTCGACACTGGCCTCACCCACCTCGCCGCCGCCTTCGGCGTGCCGACGGTTGCGGTCTTCCTGTCGACTGAGCCCGGCCTCACCGGCCCGCGCGGCGCCTATGCGTCGTCGCTGGCAGCCGAACCGGGCAAGCCGGTCCGGGCACAGGATGCAATGGACGAAGCGGAAAAGCTGATGGCCGCGCGCGGGCGCGGCCTCGCCGGCTGA
- a CDS encoding glycosyltransferase family 2 protein, which yields MTDIALSAYIICKDERDFLGDCLESLRGFREIVIVDSGSTDGTLDLIREHQARGVPITLFERGWPGFAAQKQFALEQCTHSWCFNLDADERLTPELRDWLAKFRPGEQAGIAFKRVDYLPGHGYPSPSVHAQFHPRLVRKERARYDLDLRVHEGLIFDGPVEKVSGPRMLHYRTLSIAEAMRKAIDYAELKARDMRDRGRKASFATMTIRPLGRFLKYYLLQRYILCGLPGLIYSVEAAIYVFLTEAKLYRKSLGPDAPPE from the coding sequence ATGACTGACATTGCCCTCTCCGCCTACATCATCTGCAAAGACGAGCGCGATTTCCTCGGCGACTGCCTGGAAAGCCTGCGCGGCTTCCGCGAGATCGTCATCGTCGATTCGGGCTCTACGGACGGCACGCTGGATCTGATCCGCGAGCATCAGGCGCGCGGCGTCCCGATCACGCTCTTCGAGCGCGGCTGGCCCGGCTTCGCCGCTCAGAAGCAGTTCGCCCTGGAGCAGTGCACCCATTCCTGGTGCTTCAACCTCGACGCCGACGAGCGGCTGACGCCGGAGCTGCGCGACTGGCTGGCAAAATTCCGGCCGGGCGAGCAGGCCGGCATCGCCTTCAAGCGCGTCGACTACCTGCCCGGCCACGGCTATCCGTCGCCCTCCGTGCATGCGCAGTTCCATCCCCGGCTCGTGCGCAAGGAGCGAGCCCGCTACGACCTCGATCTCAGGGTGCATGAAGGGCTGATCTTCGACGGCCCGGTCGAGAAGGTGTCGGGGCCGCGGATGCTGCACTACCGCACGCTCTCGATCGCCGAGGCGATGCGCAAGGCGATCGACTATGCCGAGCTCAAGGCCCGCGACATGCGCGACCGCGGCCGCAAGGCAAGCTTCGCCACCATGACGATCCGCCCGCTCGGCCGCTTCCTCAAATACTATCTGCTGCAGCGGTACATCCTGTGCGGCCTGCCCGGCCTGATCTACTCGGTCGAGGCCGCGATCTACGTCTTCCTCACCGAAGCCAAGCTCTACCGCAAGTCGCTGGGTCCCGACGCACCGCCGGAGTGA
- the greA gene encoding transcription elongation factor GreA, whose translation MIKVPMTGSGFAAIKEELRWRQQEERPRIIEAIAEARSHGDLSENAEYHAAKESQSLNEGRISELEDLIARADVIDVSKLSGDKVKFGATVDVVDEDTEEKKTYQIVGDMEADVKSGRISISSPIARALIGKEVGDTIEVNAPGGARGYEIVDLRFG comes from the coding sequence ATGATCAAGGTCCCGATGACCGGCTCCGGCTTCGCAGCCATCAAGGAAGAGCTGCGGTGGCGTCAGCAGGAGGAGCGTCCGCGCATCATCGAGGCGATCGCCGAGGCGCGCTCGCATGGCGACCTGTCCGAGAATGCCGAATACCACGCCGCGAAAGAATCGCAGAGCCTCAACGAGGGTCGCATCAGCGAGCTCGAGGACCTGATCGCGCGCGCCGACGTGATCGACGTGTCGAAGCTGTCGGGCGACAAGGTGAAGTTCGGCGCCACGGTCGACGTGGTCGACGAGGACACCGAGGAGAAGAAGACCTACCAGATCGTCGGCGACATGGAAGCCGATGTGAAGTCGGGCCGCATCTCGATCTCCTCGCCGATCGCGCGCGCGCTGATCGGCAAGGAAGTCGGCGACACGATCGAGGTCAACGCACCCGGCGGCGCGCGCGGCTACGAGATCGTCGACCTGCGTTTCGGCTGA
- a CDS encoding HAD family hydrolase, with product MAEPGADWTRHLAEPGLWVQPLSDLEPFRGRPALFLDRDGTINVDTGYPSDPAEIVLLPGIFPAIRAANDAGLASVIVTNQSGVARGLFGWDAFEAVNRRVVELLAAEGCRIDLVLACAYHEDGKGNLAVADHPMRKPNPGMILRAAEIADLDLARSIMVGDRETDMEAGRRAGLPHVFLFDGKSSEDLMAAIADAAGQASPKGKPIS from the coding sequence ATGGCTGAGCCGGGCGCGGACTGGACGCGGCATCTCGCCGAGCCCGGCCTGTGGGTGCAGCCGCTGTCCGACCTCGAACCCTTCCGCGGCCGTCCGGCGCTGTTCCTCGACCGCGACGGCACGATCAATGTCGACACCGGCTATCCGAGCGATCCGGCCGAGATCGTGCTGCTTCCCGGCATTTTCCCAGCCATCCGAGCGGCGAACGATGCCGGTCTCGCGAGCGTCATCGTCACCAACCAGTCCGGCGTCGCGCGCGGCCTGTTCGGCTGGGACGCGTTCGAGGCGGTGAACCGCCGCGTGGTCGAGCTGCTGGCGGCGGAAGGCTGCCGCATCGACCTCGTGCTCGCCTGCGCCTATCACGAGGACGGTAAGGGGAACCTCGCCGTCGCCGACCATCCGATGCGCAAGCCCAATCCCGGCATGATCCTGCGTGCGGCCGAGATCGCCGACCTCGATCTTGCGCGGTCGATCATGGTCGGCGACCGGGAGACAGACATGGAGGCGGGAAGGCGGGCGGGATTGCCGCACGTCTTCCTGTTCGACGGGAAATCGTCCGAGGACCTGATGGCCGCTATAGCGGACGCTGCCGGGCAGGCATCTCCTAAGGGCAAGCCCATCTCATAG
- a CDS encoding SIS domain-containing protein produces the protein MAGLNDYLVRSADALSAMVERDLSAAMDSSVEAVVAALSAGKPLLICGNGGSAADALHIAGELVGRFLKNRKAYNVIALPANAAVLTAWGNDFGYDTVFSRQVEAHGGPGAVLLAISTSGNSPSILLAAEEARKLGMTVIGMTGDTGGKLAPLCDILLNVPSTATPIIQQGHLCLYHFLCEQVEARLADG, from the coding sequence ATGGCCGGCCTGAACGATTATCTCGTCCGCTCGGCCGACGCGCTGAGCGCGATGGTCGAGCGCGACCTGTCGGCGGCGATGGACAGCTCGGTCGAGGCGGTGGTCGCGGCCCTTTCGGCCGGCAAGCCGCTGCTGATCTGCGGCAATGGCGGCTCGGCAGCGGATGCGTTGCACATCGCCGGCGAACTGGTGGGTCGCTTCCTGAAAAACCGCAAGGCGTACAACGTGATAGCACTGCCGGCGAATGCGGCCGTGCTGACCGCATGGGGCAACGATTTCGGCTACGACACAGTGTTTTCGCGCCAGGTCGAGGCGCATGGCGGGCCGGGCGCGGTGCTGCTCGCCATCTCGACCAGCGGCAACTCGCCCTCGATCCTGCTCGCGGCAGAAGAGGCGCGCAAGCTCGGCATGACGGTGATCGGCATGACCGGCGACACCGGCGGCAAGCTCGCGCCGCTGTGCGACATCCTGCTCAACGTGCCCTCGACCGCGACGCCGATCATCCAGCAGGGCCACCTCTGCCTCTACCACTTCCTGTGCGAACAGGTGGAGGCGCGGCTCGCCGATGGCTGA
- the waaF gene encoding lipopolysaccharide heptosyltransferase II gives MAESPSILVIGPRWVGDMVMAQCLFSALRELHPDAAIDVIAPAWAAPLVERMPEIRARIDAPFSRKRLELGARFRLGRALKDRYGEAYVMQGSWKSALVPFFAGIPKRVGHRREMRYGLINRIIPLPAELKRKTARAFHTLAGGGQFRAPKLTVDMENQRVLLERHGLAKGGFVALMPGAEFGPAKRWPSAAYAGLARALMQRGLKVVLFGSKNDQPVTSEIAGLAPGAIDLAGQTTLTDVIDLIAAAKVSVSNDSGLMHVAAAVGTPIVGVYGSTSPENTPPLAEQRELVWLGLDCSPCHQKECPLGHLNCLNTLEVGRVLASVERLL, from the coding sequence ATGGCTGAAAGCCCGTCCATCCTCGTGATCGGCCCCCGCTGGGTGGGCGACATGGTGATGGCGCAGTGCCTGTTCTCTGCGCTGCGCGAGCTTCATCCGGACGCCGCGATCGACGTGATCGCGCCTGCCTGGGCCGCCCCTCTGGTCGAGCGCATGCCGGAGATCCGCGCCCGCATCGACGCTCCCTTCTCGCGCAAAAGGCTGGAGCTCGGCGCCCGCTTCCGCCTCGGCCGCGCGCTCAAGGACCGCTACGGCGAAGCCTATGTGATGCAGGGAAGCTGGAAGTCGGCGCTGGTGCCCTTCTTCGCCGGCATCCCGAAGCGCGTCGGCCACCGCCGCGAGATGCGCTACGGCCTGATTAACCGCATCATTCCGCTCCCCGCCGAGCTCAAGCGCAAAACCGCGCGCGCCTTCCACACGCTCGCCGGCGGCGGCCAGTTCCGTGCACCGAAGCTGACCGTCGATATGGAAAACCAGCGCGTTCTGCTCGAACGCCACGGCCTTGCCAAGGGCGGCTTCGTGGCGCTGATGCCCGGCGCCGAGTTCGGCCCTGCCAAGCGCTGGCCGAGCGCCGCCTATGCCGGCCTCGCCCGCGCGCTCATGCAGCGCGGGCTGAAGGTGGTGCTGTTCGGCTCGAAGAACGACCAGCCCGTGACCTCCGAGATCGCGGGCCTCGCCCCCGGCGCGATCGACCTCGCCGGCCAGACGACGCTCACCGACGTCATCGACCTGATCGCCGCCGCGAAAGTCTCGGTCTCGAACGACAGCGGCCTGATGCATGTGGCCGCCGCCGTCGGCACGCCGATCGTCGGCGTCTACGGCTCGACCTCGCCGGAAAACACCCCGCCGCTGGCGGAACAGCGCGAACTGGTCTGGCTCGGCCTCGACTGCTCGCCCTGCCATCAGAAGGAATGCCCGCTCGGACACCTGAACTGCCTCAACACGCTGGAGGTGGGCCGCGTGCTCGCCTCGGTCGAGCGGTTGCTATGA
- the trxB gene encoding thioredoxin-disulfide reductase codes for MSTRHAPVAIIGSGPAGYTAAIYAARAMLKPMLIAGMQQGGQLMITTDVENYPGFADPIQGPWLMEEMRKQAEHVGTDMINDIIVDVDITRRPFVLKGDSGDEYTCDALVVATGAQAKWLGIDSEETYKGFGVSACATCDGFFYRGKDVVVIGGGNSAVEEALYLSNLARSVTVIHRRNEFRSERILQERLFRKENVKVMWDHVVDEIVGVEGKKPLPPSVTGIRLRNTRTGTVSELPVDGVFVAIGHAPAVSLFEGKLKQKPNGYLWTAPDSTRTDVPGVFAAGDVTDDIYRQAVTAAGMGCMAALEAEKYLAEMESVRDAAE; via the coding sequence ATGTCCACTCGCCACGCACCGGTCGCCATCATCGGCTCGGGACCGGCCGGCTATACGGCCGCGATCTATGCGGCGCGCGCGATGCTGAAGCCGATGCTGATCGCCGGCATGCAGCAGGGCGGCCAGCTGATGATCACCACCGACGTGGAGAACTATCCGGGCTTCGCCGATCCGATCCAGGGCCCATGGCTGATGGAAGAGATGCGCAAGCAGGCGGAGCATGTCGGCACGGACATGATCAACGACATCATCGTCGACGTCGACATCACGCGCCGGCCTTTCGTGCTCAAGGGCGATTCCGGCGACGAATACACCTGCGACGCGCTGGTCGTCGCCACGGGCGCGCAGGCGAAATGGCTGGGGATCGACAGCGAGGAGACCTACAAGGGCTTCGGCGTGTCGGCCTGCGCCACCTGCGACGGCTTCTTCTACCGCGGCAAGGACGTGGTGGTGATCGGCGGCGGCAATTCGGCCGTCGAGGAGGCGCTGTATCTTTCCAACCTCGCCAGGTCCGTCACCGTCATCCACCGCCGCAACGAGTTCCGCTCAGAGCGCATCCTGCAGGAGCGGCTGTTCCGCAAGGAGAACGTCAAGGTGATGTGGGACCACGTCGTCGACGAGATCGTCGGCGTCGAGGGCAAGAAGCCGCTGCCGCCGTCCGTCACCGGCATCCGCCTGCGGAACACCCGCACCGGGACGGTGAGCGAGTTGCCGGTCGACGGCGTGTTCGTCGCCATCGGTCATGCGCCGGCGGTGAGCCTCTTCGAAGGCAAGCTGAAGCAGAAGCCGAACGGCTATCTGTGGACCGCGCCCGATTCGACCCGCACCGACGTGCCCGGCGTGTTCGCCGCCGGCGATGTCACCGACGACATCTACCGCCAGGCGGTCACCGCGGCCGGCATGGGCTGCATGGCCGCGCTCGAGGCGGAGAAATATCTCGCGGAAATGGAATCGGTCCGCGACGCGGCCGAGTAA
- a CDS encoding LysR family transcriptional regulator gives MPLDWDKLRVFHAAAEAGSFTHAAEKLRLSQSAISRQVSALEHDVGVPLFHRHARGLVMTEQGEMLYRTAHDVLMKLENVRSRLTEAKDRPSGPLRVTATVGLGAGWLTERVPEFLELYPEIQLQLILSNEELDLTMRQADCAIRMRQPQQPDLIQRRVFTVHFHIYAAPAYIEKHGKPSSLADLDNHRVVSFGESIPVHISDVNWLETAGRPDGSKRVNLLQINDILSIKRAVQRGAGIAMLPDYVIDKDSGLVQVLTDTEVPSFDTYFCYPDAMKNQVKLQVFRDFLVAKARSWAY, from the coding sequence ATGCCGCTCGACTGGGACAAGCTGCGTGTCTTTCACGCCGCCGCCGAGGCCGGATCGTTCACGCACGCCGCGGAGAAGCTGAGGCTGTCGCAGTCCGCGATCTCACGCCAGGTCAGCGCGCTGGAGCATGACGTCGGCGTGCCGCTGTTCCATCGCCACGCGCGCGGCCTCGTGATGACCGAGCAGGGCGAGATGCTCTACCGCACGGCGCACGACGTGCTGATGAAGCTGGAGAATGTCAGGTCGCGCCTCACCGAGGCCAAGGACCGTCCGTCCGGCCCGCTCAGGGTCACTGCCACGGTCGGCCTCGGCGCCGGCTGGCTGACGGAGCGCGTGCCGGAGTTCCTCGAGCTCTATCCCGAGATACAGCTGCAGCTCATCCTGTCGAACGAAGAGCTCGACCTCACGATGCGGCAGGCCGACTGTGCCATCCGCATGCGGCAGCCGCAGCAGCCGGACCTGATCCAGCGCCGCGTCTTCACCGTGCATTTCCACATCTACGCCGCGCCCGCCTATATCGAGAAGCACGGCAAGCCGAGTTCGCTTGCCGACCTCGACAACCATCGTGTCGTCTCCTTCGGCGAGTCCATCCCCGTCCATATCAGCGACGTGAACTGGCTGGAGACGGCGGGCCGGCCGGACGGCTCGAAGCGCGTCAATCTGCTCCAGATCAACGACATTCTCTCCATCAAGCGCGCGGTGCAGCGGGGCGCCGGCATCGCCATGCTGCCCGACTACGTGATCGACAAGGATTCGGGCCTGGTGCAGGTGCTGACCGACACGGAAGTGCCGTCCTTCGACACCTATTTCTGCTATCCCGACGCGATGAAGAACCAGGTGAAGCTCCAGGTCTTCCGCGATTTCCTGGTCGCAAAGGCGCGCAGCTGGGCCTATTGA
- a CDS encoding PH domain-containing protein: MRGANDNAEHTGSGSFTASVRSLVLPILVVTALYGLPLMALLVAGRGDGALARLCILALCLSLPFLIAYAVLRRATARIDVMPHTLLLHPGFPRTGQYVVPYSVIRGIRVRRRLGGKLAGSSTLVVDLAGGTPFAVADLADADAARAAILDRLEQRKPLPPVEIPVESAEIPRILAG, from the coding sequence ATGAGGGGCGCCAACGACAATGCCGAGCATACCGGCAGCGGCTCGTTCACCGCGTCCGTCCGCAGTCTCGTCTTGCCGATCCTCGTCGTGACGGCGCTCTACGGGCTGCCGCTTATGGCTCTGCTGGTCGCCGGGCGGGGCGACGGCGCGCTGGCCCGGCTCTGCATCCTGGCGCTATGCCTGTCCCTGCCTTTTCTGATCGCCTATGCGGTGCTGCGGCGCGCGACGGCGCGGATCGACGTCATGCCGCACACGCTTCTGCTGCACCCGGGTTTTCCGCGCACCGGGCAATATGTCGTCCCCTATTCGGTGATCCGGGGGATAAGGGTGCGGCGCCGGCTGGGCGGGAAGCTGGCGGGAAGCTCGACGCTGGTGGTCGATCTGGCGGGTGGGACGCCGTTTGCCGTCGCCGACCTTGCCGACGCGGATGCGGCACGCGCCGCCATCCTCGACCGGCTGGAGCAGCGCAAACCGTTGCCTCCGGTCGAAATACCGGTCGAATCCGCTGAAATTCCGCGGATTCTGGCAGGGTAG